The following proteins are encoded in a genomic region of Grus americana isolate bGruAme1 chromosome 35, bGruAme1.mat, whole genome shotgun sequence:
- the KAT5 gene encoding histone acetyltransferase KAT5 isoform X4 encodes MAEVGEVSEGCRLPVLRRNQDNEDEWPLAEILSVKDISGRKLFYVHYIDFNKRLDEWVTHDRLDLKRVQVPRKEAKTPTKNGLPGSRPGSPERDPKRKVEVVSPATPVPAATETSQASVFPQNGSARRAVAAQPGRKRKSACLGTDEDSQDSSDGAPSAPRMTGSLVSDRSHDDIVTRMKNIECIELGRHRLKPWYFSPYPQELTALPVLYLCEFCLKYGHSLRCLQRHLTKCDLRHPPGNEIYRKGTISFFEIDGRKNKSYSQNLCLLAKCFLDHKTLYYDTDPFLFYVMTEYDCKGFHIVGYFSKEKESTEDYNVACILTLPPYQRRGYGKLLIEFSYELSKVEGKTGTPEKPLSDLGLLSYRSYWSQTILEILMGLKAEGGERPQITINEISEITSIKKEDVISTLQYLNLINYYKGQYILTLSEDIVEGHERAMLKRVLRIDAKCLHFTPKDWSKRGKW; translated from the exons ATGGCGGAGGTG GGGGAGGTGTCCGAGGGCTGCCGCCTGCCCGTCTTGCGCCGTAACCAGGACAACGAGGATGAGTGGC CACTGGCTGAGATCCTGAGCGTGAAGGACATCAGCGGGAGGAAGCTCTTCTACGTCCACTACATCGACT TCAACAAGCGGCTGGACGAATGGGTGACACACGACCGGCTGGACCTGAAGCGGGTGCAGGTGCCACGGAAGGAGGCCAAGACACCCACCAAGAACGGGCTGCCCGGCTCCCGGCCAGGCTCCCCCGAACGCGACCCG AAGCGTAAGGTGGAGGTGGTGTCACCCGCCACTCCCGTCCCTGCCGCCACCGAGACTTCGCAGGCCTCCGTCTTCCCCCAG AATGGCTCCGCTCGCCGGGCAGTGGCCGCCCAGCCAGGACGCAAGAGGAAATCAGCCTGTTTGGGGACCGACGAG gattCCCAGGACTCGTCGGACGGAGCCCCCTCAGCGCCGCGGATGACAGGCAGCTTGGTTTCGGATCGGAGCCACGATGACATCGTCACGCGGATGAAGAACATCGAGTGCATCGAGTTGGGGCGCCATCGCCTCAAACCCTGGTACTTCTCCCCCTACCCCCAGGAGCTGACGGCGCTGCCCGTCCTCTACCTCTGCGAATTCTGCCTCAAGTACGGCCACAGCCTCCGCTGCCTCCAGCGTCACCTG ACCAAATGCGACCTACGACACCCCCCAGGCAATGAGATCTACCGCAAAGGCACTATCTCCTTCTTTGAGATCGACGGTCGCAAGAACAAG agtTATTCGCAAAACCTTTGTCTGTTGGCCAAGTGTTTTCTGGATCACAAAACGTTGTATTACGACACCgacccttttcttttttacgtCATGACCGAGTACGACTGCAAAGGCTTCCACATCGTCGGCTACTTCTCCAAG gagaaggaatCAACGGAGGATTACAACGTGGCCTGTATCCTCACCCTGCCCCCCTACCAGCGCCGGGGCTACGGCAAGCTGCTCATCGAGTTTA GTTACGAGCTCTCCAAGGTGGAGGGGAAGACAGGGACCCCCGAGAAGCCGCTGTCAGACCTGGGGCTCCTCTCCTACCGCAGCTACTGGTCCCAGACCATCCTGGAGATCCTCATGGGGCTGAAGGCTGAGGGCGGGGAGCGCCCCCAAATCACCATCAA CGAGATCAGTGAGATCACCAGCATCAAGAAGGAAGACGTCATCTCCACCCTCCAGTACCTCAACCTCATCAACTACTACAAG GGACAGTACATCCTGACGCTGTCGGAGGACATCGTGGAGGGACACGAGCGGGCGATGCTGAAGCGGGTGCTGCGCATTGATGCCAAGTGCCTCCACTTCACCCCCAAGGACTGGAGCAAGAGGGGAAAGTGGTGA
- the KAT5 gene encoding histone acetyltransferase KAT5 isoform X1, whose translation MAEVGEVSEGCRLPVLRRNQDNEDEWPLAEILSVKDISGRKLFYVHYIDFNKRLDEWVTHDRLDLKRVQVPRKEAKTPTKNGLPGSRPGSPERDPRKSLDLALPAAPASGKSLPGPPGPPGSGTGTVPVPVQITLRFHLPKESEAEPPPAPPPGSQRPTKRKVEVVSPATPVPAATETSQASVFPQNGSARRAVAAQPGRKRKSACLGTDEDSQDSSDGAPSAPRMTGSLVSDRSHDDIVTRMKNIECIELGRHRLKPWYFSPYPQELTALPVLYLCEFCLKYGHSLRCLQRHLTKCDLRHPPGNEIYRKGTISFFEIDGRKNKSYSQNLCLLAKCFLDHKTLYYDTDPFLFYVMTEYDCKGFHIVGYFSKEKESTEDYNVACILTLPPYQRRGYGKLLIEFSYELSKVEGKTGTPEKPLSDLGLLSYRSYWSQTILEILMGLKAEGGERPQITINEISEITSIKKEDVISTLQYLNLINYYKGQYILTLSEDIVEGHERAMLKRVLRIDAKCLHFTPKDWSKRGKW comes from the exons ATGGCGGAGGTG GGGGAGGTGTCCGAGGGCTGCCGCCTGCCCGTCTTGCGCCGTAACCAGGACAACGAGGATGAGTGGC CACTGGCTGAGATCCTGAGCGTGAAGGACATCAGCGGGAGGAAGCTCTTCTACGTCCACTACATCGACT TCAACAAGCGGCTGGACGAATGGGTGACACACGACCGGCTGGACCTGAAGCGGGTGCAGGTGCCACGGAAGGAGGCCAAGACACCCACCAAGAACGGGCTGCCCGGCTCCCGGCCAGGCTCCCCCGAACGCGACCCG AGGAAGAGCCTGGACCTGGCGTTGCCGGCAGCCCCCGCCAGCGGGAAGAGCTTGCCGGGGCCACCGGGGCCACCGGGGTCGGGGACAGGGACGGTGCCGGTGCCAGTTCAGATCACCCTTCGCTTTCACCTGCCCAAGGAGAGCGAGGCcgagccccccccggcccccccgcccgGCAGCCAGCGCCCCACG AAGCGTAAGGTGGAGGTGGTGTCACCCGCCACTCCCGTCCCTGCCGCCACCGAGACTTCGCAGGCCTCCGTCTTCCCCCAG AATGGCTCCGCTCGCCGGGCAGTGGCCGCCCAGCCAGGACGCAAGAGGAAATCAGCCTGTTTGGGGACCGACGAG gattCCCAGGACTCGTCGGACGGAGCCCCCTCAGCGCCGCGGATGACAGGCAGCTTGGTTTCGGATCGGAGCCACGATGACATCGTCACGCGGATGAAGAACATCGAGTGCATCGAGTTGGGGCGCCATCGCCTCAAACCCTGGTACTTCTCCCCCTACCCCCAGGAGCTGACGGCGCTGCCCGTCCTCTACCTCTGCGAATTCTGCCTCAAGTACGGCCACAGCCTCCGCTGCCTCCAGCGTCACCTG ACCAAATGCGACCTACGACACCCCCCAGGCAATGAGATCTACCGCAAAGGCACTATCTCCTTCTTTGAGATCGACGGTCGCAAGAACAAG agtTATTCGCAAAACCTTTGTCTGTTGGCCAAGTGTTTTCTGGATCACAAAACGTTGTATTACGACACCgacccttttcttttttacgtCATGACCGAGTACGACTGCAAAGGCTTCCACATCGTCGGCTACTTCTCCAAG gagaaggaatCAACGGAGGATTACAACGTGGCCTGTATCCTCACCCTGCCCCCCTACCAGCGCCGGGGCTACGGCAAGCTGCTCATCGAGTTTA GTTACGAGCTCTCCAAGGTGGAGGGGAAGACAGGGACCCCCGAGAAGCCGCTGTCAGACCTGGGGCTCCTCTCCTACCGCAGCTACTGGTCCCAGACCATCCTGGAGATCCTCATGGGGCTGAAGGCTGAGGGCGGGGAGCGCCCCCAAATCACCATCAA CGAGATCAGTGAGATCACCAGCATCAAGAAGGAAGACGTCATCTCCACCCTCCAGTACCTCAACCTCATCAACTACTACAAG GGACAGTACATCCTGACGCTGTCGGAGGACATCGTGGAGGGACACGAGCGGGCGATGCTGAAGCGGGTGCTGCGCATTGATGCCAAGTGCCTCCACTTCACCCCCAAGGACTGGAGCAAGAGGGGAAAGTGGTGA
- the KAT5 gene encoding histone acetyltransferase KAT5 isoform X5 has protein sequence MAEGEVSEGCRLPVLRRNQDNEDEWPLAEILSVKDISGRKLFYVHYIDFNKRLDEWVTHDRLDLKRVQVPRKEAKTPTKNGLPGSRPGSPERDPKRKVEVVSPATPVPAATETSQASVFPQNGSARRAVAAQPGRKRKSACLGTDEDSQDSSDGAPSAPRMTGSLVSDRSHDDIVTRMKNIECIELGRHRLKPWYFSPYPQELTALPVLYLCEFCLKYGHSLRCLQRHLTKCDLRHPPGNEIYRKGTISFFEIDGRKNKSYSQNLCLLAKCFLDHKTLYYDTDPFLFYVMTEYDCKGFHIVGYFSKEKESTEDYNVACILTLPPYQRRGYGKLLIEFSYELSKVEGKTGTPEKPLSDLGLLSYRSYWSQTILEILMGLKAEGGERPQITINEISEITSIKKEDVISTLQYLNLINYYKGQYILTLSEDIVEGHERAMLKRVLRIDAKCLHFTPKDWSKRGKW, from the exons ATGGCGGAG GGGGAGGTGTCCGAGGGCTGCCGCCTGCCCGTCTTGCGCCGTAACCAGGACAACGAGGATGAGTGGC CACTGGCTGAGATCCTGAGCGTGAAGGACATCAGCGGGAGGAAGCTCTTCTACGTCCACTACATCGACT TCAACAAGCGGCTGGACGAATGGGTGACACACGACCGGCTGGACCTGAAGCGGGTGCAGGTGCCACGGAAGGAGGCCAAGACACCCACCAAGAACGGGCTGCCCGGCTCCCGGCCAGGCTCCCCCGAACGCGACCCG AAGCGTAAGGTGGAGGTGGTGTCACCCGCCACTCCCGTCCCTGCCGCCACCGAGACTTCGCAGGCCTCCGTCTTCCCCCAG AATGGCTCCGCTCGCCGGGCAGTGGCCGCCCAGCCAGGACGCAAGAGGAAATCAGCCTGTTTGGGGACCGACGAG gattCCCAGGACTCGTCGGACGGAGCCCCCTCAGCGCCGCGGATGACAGGCAGCTTGGTTTCGGATCGGAGCCACGATGACATCGTCACGCGGATGAAGAACATCGAGTGCATCGAGTTGGGGCGCCATCGCCTCAAACCCTGGTACTTCTCCCCCTACCCCCAGGAGCTGACGGCGCTGCCCGTCCTCTACCTCTGCGAATTCTGCCTCAAGTACGGCCACAGCCTCCGCTGCCTCCAGCGTCACCTG ACCAAATGCGACCTACGACACCCCCCAGGCAATGAGATCTACCGCAAAGGCACTATCTCCTTCTTTGAGATCGACGGTCGCAAGAACAAG agtTATTCGCAAAACCTTTGTCTGTTGGCCAAGTGTTTTCTGGATCACAAAACGTTGTATTACGACACCgacccttttcttttttacgtCATGACCGAGTACGACTGCAAAGGCTTCCACATCGTCGGCTACTTCTCCAAG gagaaggaatCAACGGAGGATTACAACGTGGCCTGTATCCTCACCCTGCCCCCCTACCAGCGCCGGGGCTACGGCAAGCTGCTCATCGAGTTTA GTTACGAGCTCTCCAAGGTGGAGGGGAAGACAGGGACCCCCGAGAAGCCGCTGTCAGACCTGGGGCTCCTCTCCTACCGCAGCTACTGGTCCCAGACCATCCTGGAGATCCTCATGGGGCTGAAGGCTGAGGGCGGGGAGCGCCCCCAAATCACCATCAA CGAGATCAGTGAGATCACCAGCATCAAGAAGGAAGACGTCATCTCCACCCTCCAGTACCTCAACCTCATCAACTACTACAAG GGACAGTACATCCTGACGCTGTCGGAGGACATCGTGGAGGGACACGAGCGGGCGATGCTGAAGCGGGTGCTGCGCATTGATGCCAAGTGCCTCCACTTCACCCCCAAGGACTGGAGCAAGAGGGGAAAGTGGTGA
- the KAT5 gene encoding histone acetyltransferase KAT5 isoform X2 produces the protein MAEGEVSEGCRLPVLRRNQDNEDEWPLAEILSVKDISGRKLFYVHYIDFNKRLDEWVTHDRLDLKRVQVPRKEAKTPTKNGLPGSRPGSPERDPRKSLDLALPAAPASGKSLPGPPGPPGSGTGTVPVPVQITLRFHLPKESEAEPPPAPPPGSQRPTKRKVEVVSPATPVPAATETSQASVFPQNGSARRAVAAQPGRKRKSACLGTDEDSQDSSDGAPSAPRMTGSLVSDRSHDDIVTRMKNIECIELGRHRLKPWYFSPYPQELTALPVLYLCEFCLKYGHSLRCLQRHLTKCDLRHPPGNEIYRKGTISFFEIDGRKNKSYSQNLCLLAKCFLDHKTLYYDTDPFLFYVMTEYDCKGFHIVGYFSKEKESTEDYNVACILTLPPYQRRGYGKLLIEFSYELSKVEGKTGTPEKPLSDLGLLSYRSYWSQTILEILMGLKAEGGERPQITINEISEITSIKKEDVISTLQYLNLINYYKGQYILTLSEDIVEGHERAMLKRVLRIDAKCLHFTPKDWSKRGKW, from the exons ATGGCGGAG GGGGAGGTGTCCGAGGGCTGCCGCCTGCCCGTCTTGCGCCGTAACCAGGACAACGAGGATGAGTGGC CACTGGCTGAGATCCTGAGCGTGAAGGACATCAGCGGGAGGAAGCTCTTCTACGTCCACTACATCGACT TCAACAAGCGGCTGGACGAATGGGTGACACACGACCGGCTGGACCTGAAGCGGGTGCAGGTGCCACGGAAGGAGGCCAAGACACCCACCAAGAACGGGCTGCCCGGCTCCCGGCCAGGCTCCCCCGAACGCGACCCG AGGAAGAGCCTGGACCTGGCGTTGCCGGCAGCCCCCGCCAGCGGGAAGAGCTTGCCGGGGCCACCGGGGCCACCGGGGTCGGGGACAGGGACGGTGCCGGTGCCAGTTCAGATCACCCTTCGCTTTCACCTGCCCAAGGAGAGCGAGGCcgagccccccccggcccccccgcccgGCAGCCAGCGCCCCACG AAGCGTAAGGTGGAGGTGGTGTCACCCGCCACTCCCGTCCCTGCCGCCACCGAGACTTCGCAGGCCTCCGTCTTCCCCCAG AATGGCTCCGCTCGCCGGGCAGTGGCCGCCCAGCCAGGACGCAAGAGGAAATCAGCCTGTTTGGGGACCGACGAG gattCCCAGGACTCGTCGGACGGAGCCCCCTCAGCGCCGCGGATGACAGGCAGCTTGGTTTCGGATCGGAGCCACGATGACATCGTCACGCGGATGAAGAACATCGAGTGCATCGAGTTGGGGCGCCATCGCCTCAAACCCTGGTACTTCTCCCCCTACCCCCAGGAGCTGACGGCGCTGCCCGTCCTCTACCTCTGCGAATTCTGCCTCAAGTACGGCCACAGCCTCCGCTGCCTCCAGCGTCACCTG ACCAAATGCGACCTACGACACCCCCCAGGCAATGAGATCTACCGCAAAGGCACTATCTCCTTCTTTGAGATCGACGGTCGCAAGAACAAG agtTATTCGCAAAACCTTTGTCTGTTGGCCAAGTGTTTTCTGGATCACAAAACGTTGTATTACGACACCgacccttttcttttttacgtCATGACCGAGTACGACTGCAAAGGCTTCCACATCGTCGGCTACTTCTCCAAG gagaaggaatCAACGGAGGATTACAACGTGGCCTGTATCCTCACCCTGCCCCCCTACCAGCGCCGGGGCTACGGCAAGCTGCTCATCGAGTTTA GTTACGAGCTCTCCAAGGTGGAGGGGAAGACAGGGACCCCCGAGAAGCCGCTGTCAGACCTGGGGCTCCTCTCCTACCGCAGCTACTGGTCCCAGACCATCCTGGAGATCCTCATGGGGCTGAAGGCTGAGGGCGGGGAGCGCCCCCAAATCACCATCAA CGAGATCAGTGAGATCACCAGCATCAAGAAGGAAGACGTCATCTCCACCCTCCAGTACCTCAACCTCATCAACTACTACAAG GGACAGTACATCCTGACGCTGTCGGAGGACATCGTGGAGGGACACGAGCGGGCGATGCTGAAGCGGGTGCTGCGCATTGATGCCAAGTGCCTCCACTTCACCCCCAAGGACTGGAGCAAGAGGGGAAAGTGGTGA
- the KAT5 gene encoding histone acetyltransferase KAT5 isoform X3, which yields MAEVGEVSEGCRLPVLRRNQDNEDEWPLAEILSVKDISGRKLFYVHYIDFNKRLDEWVTHDRLDLKRVQVPRKEAKTPTKNGLPGSRPGSPERDPKRKVEVVSPATPVPAATETSQASVFPQNGSARRAVAAQPGRKRKSACLGTDEDSQDSSDGAPSAPRMTGSLVSDRSHDDIVTRMKNIECIELGRHRLKPWYFSPYPQELTALPVLYLCEFCLKYGHSLRCLQRHLTKCDLRHPPGNEIYRKGTISFFEIDGRKNKSYSQNLCLLAKCFLDHKTLYYDTDPFLFYVMTEYDCKGFHIVGYFSKEKESTEDYNVACILTLPPYQRRGYGKLLIEFSYELSKVEGKTGTPEKPLSDLGLLSYRSYWSQTILEILMGLKAEGGERPQITINEISEITSIKKEDVISTLQYLNLINYYKVLPGFRDPPGLGQGTHTHTSILGPLGCEDTPPPKKKPTLGRGPQLLFGASQALGAVWGGHGWILGCLPLDFWGVSSRRDSTS from the exons ATGGCGGAGGTG GGGGAGGTGTCCGAGGGCTGCCGCCTGCCCGTCTTGCGCCGTAACCAGGACAACGAGGATGAGTGGC CACTGGCTGAGATCCTGAGCGTGAAGGACATCAGCGGGAGGAAGCTCTTCTACGTCCACTACATCGACT TCAACAAGCGGCTGGACGAATGGGTGACACACGACCGGCTGGACCTGAAGCGGGTGCAGGTGCCACGGAAGGAGGCCAAGACACCCACCAAGAACGGGCTGCCCGGCTCCCGGCCAGGCTCCCCCGAACGCGACCCG AAGCGTAAGGTGGAGGTGGTGTCACCCGCCACTCCCGTCCCTGCCGCCACCGAGACTTCGCAGGCCTCCGTCTTCCCCCAG AATGGCTCCGCTCGCCGGGCAGTGGCCGCCCAGCCAGGACGCAAGAGGAAATCAGCCTGTTTGGGGACCGACGAG gattCCCAGGACTCGTCGGACGGAGCCCCCTCAGCGCCGCGGATGACAGGCAGCTTGGTTTCGGATCGGAGCCACGATGACATCGTCACGCGGATGAAGAACATCGAGTGCATCGAGTTGGGGCGCCATCGCCTCAAACCCTGGTACTTCTCCCCCTACCCCCAGGAGCTGACGGCGCTGCCCGTCCTCTACCTCTGCGAATTCTGCCTCAAGTACGGCCACAGCCTCCGCTGCCTCCAGCGTCACCTG ACCAAATGCGACCTACGACACCCCCCAGGCAATGAGATCTACCGCAAAGGCACTATCTCCTTCTTTGAGATCGACGGTCGCAAGAACAAG agtTATTCGCAAAACCTTTGTCTGTTGGCCAAGTGTTTTCTGGATCACAAAACGTTGTATTACGACACCgacccttttcttttttacgtCATGACCGAGTACGACTGCAAAGGCTTCCACATCGTCGGCTACTTCTCCAAG gagaaggaatCAACGGAGGATTACAACGTGGCCTGTATCCTCACCCTGCCCCCCTACCAGCGCCGGGGCTACGGCAAGCTGCTCATCGAGTTTA GTTACGAGCTCTCCAAGGTGGAGGGGAAGACAGGGACCCCCGAGAAGCCGCTGTCAGACCTGGGGCTCCTCTCCTACCGCAGCTACTGGTCCCAGACCATCCTGGAGATCCTCATGGGGCTGAAGGCTGAGGGCGGGGAGCGCCCCCAAATCACCATCAA CGAGATCAGTGAGATCACCAGCATCAAGAAGGAAGACGTCATCTCCACCCTCCAGTACCTCAACCTCATCAACTACTACAAGGTGCTGCCCGGATTTCGGGATCCCCCTGGGTTGGGtcaggggacacacacacacacaagcatatTGGGTCCCCTGGGTTGtgaggacacccccccccccaaaaaaaaacccaccttggGGAGGGGACCCCAACTCCTCTTTGGAGCATCACAAGCTTTGGGTGCGGTATGGGGGGGGCATGGATGGATACTGGGGTGTCTCCCCCTGGATTTTTGGGGTGTCTCCTCCCGCAGGGACAGTACATCCTGA
- the RELA gene encoding LOW QUALITY PROTEIN: transcription factor p65 (The sequence of the model RefSeq protein was modified relative to this genomic sequence to represent the inferred CDS: inserted 2 bases in 1 codon; deleted 1 base in 1 codon), protein MEDVTPPDLLPFLLQQDWGVQAETGGAAPFVEILEQPKPRGMRFRYKCEGRSAGSIPGEHSTDTTKTHPTIRVNNYRGPGRVRVSLVTKEPPHRPHPHELVGKDCRDGYYEAELPPERNVHSFQNLGIQCVKKRELEAAVAERIRTNNNPFNVPAEQRGGEYDLSAVRLCFQVWVRGPGGLHPLPPVLSQPVYDNRAPNTAELRICRVNRNSGSCRGGDEIFLLCDKVQKEDIEVRFSAEGWEAKGAFAQADVHRQVAIVFRTPPYREPALRQPVTVHMQLQRPSDRERSEPMDFRYLPHHGDLQCIEEKRKRTRETFRSFIQRSPLPGSAPPEPRPPRRIAVPSRPPPAPQIPPSMALPTAPSFSFGGPGALLGXPPPPEPEPLAEAFLQLQFEEGPPPGGGGSGGVGHTPLDLGALLGESSFSTLDTINAADVQRLLGPSEPSQAFGDPPADFGGGASDFGGVPQDFGGPPMLMSYPEAIARLVQSQPPGGGPEIGGGPQLGGGPELGEGPDLGGGGAPEDSLPSLGDLDLSTLLNQLHSS, encoded by the exons atggaGGACG TGACCCCCCCGGATCTTCTGCcgttcctcctgcagcaggactgGGGTGTGCAGG CAGAGACAGGGGGGGCCGCCCCCTTCGTGGAGATCCTGGAGCAGCCGAAGCCGCGGGGGATGCGGTTCCGCTACAAGTGCGAGGGGCGTTCGGCCGGCAGCATCCCCGGGGAGCACAGCACCGACACCACCAAGACGCACCCCACCATCCGC GTGAACAACTACCGGGGCCCCGGGCGGGTGCGGGTGTCGCTGGTGACGAAGGagcccccccaccgcccccacCCCCATGAACTGGTGGGCAAGGACTGCCGGGACGGCTACTACGAGGCCGAGTTGCCCCCCGAGCGCAACGTCCACAG TTTCCAGAATTTAGGGATTCAATGCGTGAAAAAACGGGAGCTAGAAGCGGCCGTGGCTGAGCGGATCCGTACCAATAACAACCCCTTCAACG TGCCAGCGGAGCAGCGCGGGGGCGAGTACGACCTGAGCGCGGTGCGGCTCTGCTTCCAGGTCTGGGTGCggggccctggggggctgcaccccctgccccccgtcCTCTCCCAGCCCGTCTACGACAACC GGGCCCCCAACACGGCTGAGCTGCGGATCTGTCGGGTGAACCGGAATTcggggagctgccgggggggggATGAGATCTTCCTGCTCTGTGACAAGGTTCAGAAAG AGGACATCGAGGTGCGTTTCTCGGCAGAGGGCTGGGAGGCCAAGGGCGCCTTCGCGCAGGCCGACGTTCACCGCCAGGTCGCCATCGTTTTCCGTACGCCGCCGTACCGGGAGCCGGCCTTGCGGCAGCCCGTCACTGTCCACATGCAGCTCCAGCGCCCGTCCGACCGCGAGCGCAGCGAGCCCATGGACTTCCGCTACCTGCCCCACCACG GGGACCTGCAGTGCATCGAGGAGAAGCGCAAGCGGACCCGGGAGACCTTCCGCTCCTTCATCCAGCGCAGCCCCCTGCCCG GTTCAGCACCCCCcgagccccggcccccccggcgcATTGCGGTGCCCTcacggccccccccggccccccaaatcccccccagcATGG ctcttcccacagccccctctttctcttttggggggccgggggcactgttggg cccccccccccccgaaccgGAGCCACTGGCTGAGgctttcctgcagctgcagtttgAAGAGGGTCCCCccccgggaggggggggcagcggTGGGGTGGGACACACCCCTTTGGATTTAGGGGCGCTTTTGGGGGAATCCTCTTTCTCCACCCTCGATACCATCAATGCCGCCGACGTCCAGCGCTTGTTGGGCCCCTCCGAACCCTCCCAGGCTTTTGGGGACCCCCCGGCTGATTTTGGAGGGGGGGCTTctgattttgggggggtcccccaaGATTTTGGGGGACCCCCCATGCTGATGTCATACCCCGAAGCCATCGCTCGGCTGGTGCAGAGTcagcccccg gggggggggcctgaaattggggggggtccccagttgggggggggtcctgagTTAGGGGAGGGACCcgatttggggggtgggggggccccTGAGGATTCGCTGCCTTCCCTGGGGGACCTGGACCTCAGCACCTTGCTCAACCAGCTCCACTCCTCCTAA
- the DRAP1 gene encoding dr1-associated corepressor — protein MPSKKKKYNARFPPARIKKIMQTDEEIGKVAAAVPVIISRALELFLESLLRKACHVTQSRNAKTMTTSHLKQCIELEQQFDFLKDLVAAVPDMQGEGEEPHGEGERGPRRGRRPGAGRKNGGPGAKGKDPKQSGTDSEQEEDSEDSDSDGEEETLQPPPARPPLNFTSPPGPFAPLGPPTLPGGLPGGLPPAPGPPRAPEEEEEDEDYDS, from the exons aTGCCgagcaagaagaagaaatacaacgCGCGGTTCCCGCCG GCGCGGATCAAGAAGATCATGCAGACGGATGAGGAGATTGGGAAGGTGGCAGCTGCTGTCCCCGTCATCATCT CCCGGGCGTTGGAGCTTTTCCTGGAGTCGTTGCTGCGGAAGGCCTGTCACGTGACCCAGTCCCGTAACGCCAAGACTATGACCACCTCCCATCT GAAGCAATGCATTGAGCTGGAGCAGCAATTCGATTTCCTGAAGGATTTGGTGGCGGCGGTGCCCGATATGCAGGGGGAGGGCGAGGAACCCCACGGCGAGGGCGAGCGGGGACCCCGAAG GGGTCGCCGCCCAGGTGCCGGTCGGAAGAACGGGGGTCCTGGGGCAAAGGGGAAGGACCCCAAACAGTCAGGAACGGACTCGGAACAGGAg gAGGACTCTGAGGACAGTGACAGTGACGGGGAGGAGGAGACGCTGCAGCCCCCACCCGCCAGACCCCCCCTCAACTTCACCAG ccccccagggccCTTCGCACCACTGGGACCCCCCACACTCCCAGGGGGGCTCCCGGGggggctccccccagcccccggccccccccgtgcccccgaggaggaagaagaggatgaAGACTACGACTCCTag